ttaaataattcatggtgaaaacattttttaacttattttctaTACTGATGATGAATAGACTCATTTTTTacctatattatatattatgaatatctcacttttttttataacaaaaatgaattaatttataatatctaCGGACAAAGTTAAGTAgtgatataaaataatatatttattctttttagaGTTTAGCACATATGACAAAGTTACCagttaaaaaattctttataaaaaataatataaaatttaattctcaatgtatttattttaaatttattaaaattttatattactaaaaataactttaatttgTATACTTAGAGCATAGGTTAATTGTTAAATCCGTACAAATAAGTCATTATGCATGCTGTGAAAAAGACAAGAGTGTTAAACTAACCCAACTAGGCTAGCTAGTTTGCACCGACATTTTCACATTGAATACGTGGCATGAAACTATTCAATGCTCATAGAAAGAGGTTTTTTAGACTTTAGAGATGTGACAATGCAACAAGGCAATTAACGATTCATGTACAAcaaattaaggatcaacaacGGAAGCTGGCTAGTACTGATTTCTTAGTTTAAATTCGCTATGTGAGAAGTGTTTTAAGATAACAAGTTGGTTATCTTTTTTCTacaatatagtttttttttttaattttatgacatCCGACATATGGAGAAGTAATTGTCGCATGAGAAAAGTCAgatgataattaatttgtttggcTCATGGAGATTATAAAATGGATTTGGTTGACTAGTCACTAGTGGTCATCAGTTAATATATACCAAAAACAAGATGTTAGCTAGTAACATTTAAAGAAGTAATAATACATATGCATATAGAAATTGTTAAGAGATATAACAACGAACAAGAGTGCGAGAGATAGAAactgttattattttttgttaataataagttaataatgtttaaaaatataaattaagtatgttattagattattaaattataaaaaatgagttGATAGTCAATAATAAATCCAAAAATGTTAAGCAATAAGGGcaaacatataatatataaaagaacaaaaaaaatcttataaacATATCAACTAaaagcatatgaaaaataaataatgtaaaaatattaaataattatatatttatttattatcaataATGATATATTGATAAGTAATAATGTGATTATTATTAGTTACTTAGATAGATAAAAGTACAAAATgcgttaatattttaattaatttttattttaatttatgtttgagaaCTAATTATCAAAATAGATGTTCCATATAAATTCTTTAATTTATCAGTAAATATTAAAGTCGAGTAAAAAAATGTAAGCATATAAACTTTAACTAAATGaattcattaattaaataatgctacaataatattttgttttttattaaattaatttaatatatatttttatcttatatttttaaatataaattagaacttaattttaatgtattaacGATATAACATATTTTACACAATTATCTAATTACATTATATATTCTTTTGGATGATTATTCACACAAATGTAATCAAtgtaaaagataattattttttatgatatgatATTAGGTATAATTAAATGTATGTGTAAAACTATTTTACActaataatatatcaaaatttaattctaaaatatatatatatataaaataaatattttaacacaaaatttaatagatatttttttaatatgagacaaatataattttttgatgggacacatatatatttatacatatacttatatttttctaagaataCTTACCTCCACAATTTATAACATTCTACCATTAAAAGTGTTAGCTAAAATTActttagaaatataattattcatctATTTCTTATGATTAGCTTAAACTTTtgaattatgttaattttttttaaatcaacaagaattaaaatctaaatttttagatcataaaaattttaatagtatattataaaattatttttttttaatttaaactaataaaaaacacataaattattatatctcTAACGAAAATACTCaccgtttttttttaaatcgtAAAACTTTATTTCCTTTATCGATTCTAGgttttttagattcaagttaaATTTCAGCTTTCATTTTTcgcaatataaatatatttatctttgaTCTTTTGAATGGACATTTCAGGGAAATTTCTTTCCTACATTGATAACATAATTCTTTTAGTATAatatatatggaaaagaaaCTTGAAGCCTTTTGGTTTGACTTGACTTTGTCGGCAAGAGTGATTCTTCACGTTTAAAATGTCTTGGATACGAAGATCAATTCATTGAATATATATTgatctctcaatttttttccaaCAAAAGGTTCTCTACAATATAGGTTAGTACATTATATTCTTTTCATAAAATTACCATtatatagtttaaaaattataaacaagAGAATACTAATGCAGaagtattaaattaaattaaagatggTAAGATAAGaggaaataaagaaattaaagtcAACAAGAAGTGAGAAAAGTGGCTCCAAGTGGGTTATTAGTGACTCAGTGTAGAGGAAAgtgattttgttttgtttcagtACCAGGCAACCCTGCTAAACGAACCTTCTTCAAAAAGCTTctagaataatatataatgttaatATAAATGCTATTTAAGTTTATAATTCAAGAAATGTGtgttatataaaaattagaaatgtttgataaataaaaaaattaataaaaaatagactaatttttgttattgattttttaactataatatatatatatatatagNNNNNNNNNNNNNNNNNNNNNNNNNNNNNNNNNNNNNNNNNNNNNNNNNNNNNNNNNNNNNNNNNNNNNNNNNNNNNNNNNNNNNNNNNNNNNNNNNNNNNNNNNNNNNNNNNNNNNNNNNNNNNNNNNNNNNNNNNNNNNNNNNNNNNNNNNNNNNNNNNNNNNNNNNNNNNNNNNNNNNNNNNNNNNNNNNNNNNNNNNNNNNNNNNNNNNNNNNNNNNNNNNNNNNNNNNNNNNNNNNNNNNNNNNNNNNNNNNNNNNNNNNNNNNNNNNNNNNNNNNNNNNNNNNNNNNNNNNNNNNNNNNNNNNNNNNNNNNNNNNNNNNNNNNNNNNNNNNNNNNNNNNNNNNNNNNNNNNNNNNNNNNNNNNNNNNNNNNNNNNNNNNNNNNNNNNNNNNNNNNTATaactttaaatatataatatttataatccacgaattgaaattgattggttattatttattttttattttttattttataagtaatAAATCAacaaacttttttatatttttaatttttaataaattgagACTAACGAATTTGaggttttagattttttttttataaaatatgttgtgataatttaaaaatattttttagggttaatgatataagaatttaaaattttaatttaaaataaaaataatatatttgtggatgtaataaactaataataagagaaaaaattttaagatttgattatcataaaatttaaattgatttttagatttaaatcttttactctctattttctctgatgtatgttaatgtttttatttttaacaggTGTAATTAAGATGTATTGCCAATCTGATTCTCTTTTTTTACTACTCATCACTTCTACTCAATTTTACTATATAAAATATCATTCATCCCCATTTAATTTATCTCTTCATAGAGTTCAAACTTTAAACTTTGAATTTTACCCCAATTCTGGATTATTCTTTCAATACATTGGCCTATGTATTTCCAATGTTCAATGAGGGTAGGAATATGTATAGGTggagattaataattaataattaataattaatcacAATTCACATGCGTGTAGTGACGTAGTGTAGCGTTAAATGCATGGACGATGAAAATCTCAGTTTAATTTTGAACTACGAAAAAACTACTCTACTTAATTATTGGCCGTTTTCATTGAttacaaattttcaatttacgATCAAACCAAGTTCATCATCATGTGTGCCTTTTCATTCTCAAATAATAATcagatttttattgtttttgttgtaCCTACTCTAAAACATAAGCAGAtccaattaattaaattaaaagactcAATCTAGAAGAATAGTTTTTATTGACTATTCCACCTTCACTAAGAAATTGGAGTCAATATCAATAAACAGTTAGCATTTATCTAAGTAAGTATCTGtctctctaaattttttatccACTTTAATAAGAGAGATTCTAATatctctaaaataaaagaatggtTATCCATTATCAGAAGTGGTATTATTTTAGTGGTGGTTATTGATTCTTtctctataaatacactgatacCATTAGATAAACTTAAATTCCAATACACTTAAAATCTGTTTAACTCTTTGCTGACTTAAACATCAAAGTGTTTTATAAATACTATCCCCTACCTATTCAAATACATTCGTACAACTCGAATGGCGACTTCCCAATATGAACAAGTCGGATACCACTATCCTACATCATTTGAGCCTTCTATTTTAACTTAATCATCCAGTTTCAGATCACTTCAGAACAATTTTTAACAAGTGTCATAttctcaataaattaattagttaaagaatatatataaatcTATAAATCTTTATAATAAAGTTAACCGtcaattaaatttattgttttcaaGGCTGTGAATTAACTTATGcaataatgaaaataatgatttctgtttactattatttttaaaaaatggatTATTAATTGACAGATACTTTAAATAAAGAGTAATTATTTAAATCCacctttaaaatttataaaattagacattttgatctcttatattttaaaatacataaaataaatcttaatattaatttttattagacaaTTTGTCTTTCTCTAATCTGATTTTAAAAGTGATATATAAatcaatctttaaaaaattttaaaatttttaaaacagtTATTTCTATTAAAtagatcaaattaaaaaaaagacaataatatcagacaaaaataaatattaaaaacttaatattttaaagaatttaactaatatgtattattattattaataaaaaaatttaaatatttttatttaataaatataaaaaattactttaaaaaaaataatttatacatTTAACCTGTGCCTTAAAGACACATAATAGATAACGATTTGGGTAATTAAGCATGTTTATAAGACCGAAGTCCTACCTTGTCGCTTTAAGTTACTGAATCAGCAAATGAGAAATACAGTTAGGTTCTAGAAATGGAGGTTTACTTTCGGGTTGAAACAATTGTGAAGTTCACTTGGACCATAGAAAATTTCTACGAGTTAGTAGAATGCAGGGAGCTCCACTCCGAAACCTTCTTCACTGGGTCCTATCCAtggtatatataatatattatttcaatttatatgcatgcatgcactttcaaatttttaatgattCCTCTAAATCTGATTATTGTAGGCGGATTATGATAACCCCAAAAGCTGCCAACACCGGAAAAGGCTTGTCAATTTATTTGGATGCTGTGGACATTGCTAATGCCAAAACCAGATCTGCTTGCTTCAAGTTGTCTCTAATTAATGAATTCTGTCGCAAAAAGACCAAAACTAGGACAAGTATCTTTCTTAATCTTTTTTTAGCAATGCtaagtaattattatttttttttttacataaaagagatgtagtttatatttatatttatcaaaattttgcaCATATAATTTGATATTGTTTATagctatatttttttagaatttatacgtataaattattaaaatttatttgttaaaaataatttaatatttatgttgaTTAAATAATAgccaaatatactaaaaattattgatttttaattttttcttcatcttcactTTCAATTGCTTGAAATCTGTGGTATCATGTTGCTGTTCAGCTTCAATTATGTGTACTATTCTTATGAATATAGGGTTTTCATTTGAAgcataaatagttatatttttaaatgatttaattTGCAAATACTAGCATTTACCAGAGGATTCATATATTAGACACCGTGCgtttatagaatttaatttaattttctccaaatttattgtcattattttatataagtatgaatatattttataccattatttttactacttttaatgtatgattttattttggCAGAGAACAAGCACTTGTTCAGCTCAGAGAATGTTAAATTTGGTTACAAATCGTTTATATCTTCAGATGAATTTCTAAGTCCTAACAATGGGTTTCTTGTGGATAACACATGCACAATTGTTGCTGAGGTTTTTGGATATGATGATCAAAATACAGATACTAATGATGATGACTACCAACATCATGATGAAAATACAGAtactaatgatgatgatgatgatgaagatgatgatgaagaagaagatgatgatgatgactctCCTAAGGATACTGTGTTAGTGGATTTCAAGGGTCTATGCAGAATAGAGAAAGAGTTTGTTCAATTGTTGGAAAAAGTATGTTCAAGGCGTCCAAATCTTGTTGAAAGCCATAGAAAGAGGAACATGAGTCAAAAGTTCAATGAATGGTCGTTCACAACATTAGGGAAAGTGTTGCAATTTCTTAAGACTAAGAAAGTGAAGGACATGATGAACGATGATGCTTGTAAAGAGCTTGAAGATTTGTGGGAGGAACTTGAGATAGTTAAGTTTGATGATTTGAGTTGGTTGAAGGAACATGTTGAATCTGCATTGGGTATGAAGAATCATATGGAGAGAGGGATGAAGGTGAAAAGGCTTAAGGATAATGTAGTTGCTCTAGAGGGTGAGGTGAAGAGCCTCAAAGAAAAAATGATTGTTGCAGAGAGAGATCTTGAAAAAGCAAGAAGTGAATTAGTGAAAGAGGAAGAAGGCTTTGTAGGTAGAGATTTGAATGATGAGCTAGCATGTGAAATACTCTAATAGCATAACATATCTTCttgttaactattaatttattatttatatatcttttatatcacATTTTCACCTTTCTCTGTTGAACTATCTAATAATAAAGGTAGAAGTTTTTACTAGCTTGATTATCAAATATCAATGACAATTTTATAAGCAATAAACGAACACATTATTATCAGGTTGGTATTAATTAATTgtgagtaaaaataataaattatactgACTATATATACCATTACTCTTTTTTTACTCACTTTTTCTACCAAATTCCCATGTCCTCCACTATTTTATGTCCCTTATTTTTTCCTGTCATAGTAAACAATTGGCCGCATCTTTTTTCACTTTTGATCacattattttcattaatttataCACACTAGGCcactatatataaaaagaatctCAATAGGGAGCCAATAtaaactttttcatataaaaatattactatTCTTACTTTATTTTGAAGTGGCAAGAGAAAAATTTTCTAGACTCTTTCAattgttgttattaattattatatgtcGTTGCATTGAAGCAGCTCCTATACGGGTGTGTTTGAAAACCGTTGAAAGGAAAAAGCACCTTTAGACTTTTTGAAAGCTTCAACTTTTgatttgacaattttttttataaacgcaaaagtgattttattactaaaattaCGTTTACAAGAAGCAACTATTAGCTTCTGCGTTTTTTTAACGGGTTTTTAGTTTTGGATACTAATCATTTATTTAACTTTTACCAATTTTATCCTTTGCGTatgttattgtattatttatagaaacattgttatttctatttatatgagttctatttttttattatttattatttttatttttttcaactgTTTGTTTGATATTATACACTTttataattgtgatttttgtatattatatttgttattatctttttataatatgatttattgattctattaggtaaagtaaattaaataaaaaattaactgtaaataataataatagtaaaaaattataacatactaacaaaaatactaaaaatatactatataaaaagaTCATCAAGAAATTTTAGATTTGTTTCAATCACTACaaagtaaatatttaattttttattatttttagtactttCTTTTATAATTGTAGTTCTCGTATACTAtgttttaatgtaattttttgtaatataaattataattctattaaaaaagataaattaaataaaaaattaattatagataataataaaataaaaaacttggattctaaattaatattaagaataagattattgagagtactagaataaaaatacaatgtAAAAAATACTAAAGTAACATTCTTATgttaatacttaaaaaatgtaacatatttgattaaatatttttttacatatataaatatatatatctaaaatttatattttttatttttatttaaaaatatattttgtctatttttatatgttatttttattttagtaagtaaatattaattttagtataaaataaaataataagatctatttaaatatctaaattaaaatgataggataatataaaaaattatttaagttgatGTCCATTTTAGTAGACAAATTTCTTGACTCCAAAAATGGGTTTCTTGTTAACGACTCCTGCATCATTGTTGCCAAAGTTTCTGTGATTAACAACAATAGCTCGCTTGGCAGCAGGTTAATAGATTTAAATGATGGagggaaaataaaaaaggttCATCTTGAATTGCTCGATAAAGCATGTTCAAAGCACCCTTCTATTATTGAAAGCCTTATAAGGAGTAGCCAAAGGTTCATTGAACGTGGATTCACAGCTTTGGGAAGAGTTCTGTATTTTCTCAAGACTAAGAAAATGAAGGATATGATGAATGACGATGCTGCTCGTAAAGAGCTTCAGGATTTATGGGATGAAGTTGAGAGAGttggatttgatgatttgaCATGGCTTGAGCCTCATGTTAGATCAGCACTGAGTATGAAAGATTATATTCAGAGAGAA
This sequence is a window from Arachis duranensis cultivar V14167 chromosome 2, aradu.V14167.gnm2.J7QH, whole genome shotgun sequence. Protein-coding genes within it:
- the LOC107476093 gene encoding uncharacterized protein LOC107476093; protein product: MEVYFRVETIVKFTWTIENFYELVECRELHSETFFTGSYPWRIMITPKAANTGKGLSIYLDAVDIANAKTRSACFKLSLINEFCRKKTKTRTKNKHLFSSENVKFGYKSFISSDEFLSPNNGFLVDNTCTIVAEGLCRIEKEFVQLLEKVCSRRPNLVESHRKRNMSQKFNEWSFTTLGKVLQFLKTKKVKDMMNDDACKELEDLWEELEIVKFDDLSWLKEHVESALGMKNHMERGMKVKRLKDNVVALEGEVKSLKEKMIVAERDLEKARSELVKEEEGFVGRDLNDELACEIL
- the LOC107476094 gene encoding uncharacterized protein LOC107476094 encodes the protein MSILVDKFLDSKNGFLVNDSCIIVAKVSVINNNSSLGSRLIDLNDGGKIKKVHLELLDKACSKHPSIIESLIRSSQRFIERGFTALGRVLYFLKTKKMKDMMNDDAARKELQDLWDEVERVGFDDLTWLEPHVRSALSMKDYIQREEVVTKLKGNVVDLEDRVKRAKRELEIAEKDFDKRDLNDALAHGISYL